The DNA sequence AAGGAAGAGCTCGCTCGGCTGAAGGTCACGCGCACGTCGTGCCGCAAGGCCGAGGTCTCGGCGACGCTGCGGTTCTCGGGAGGGCTCCACATCATCTCGGGCCGCGTCGTGGTCGAGGCCGAGATCGACACCGAGTCGGTCGCCACGCGGCTGCGCGTCGCCATCGCCGAGCTCTACGGACACCAGAGCGACCTCATCGTGGTCCAGGCGGGCGGGCTGCGAAAGAACAACCGGTACGTGGTGCGCGTGGTGCGCGAGGGGGAGTCGCTCGCGCGGCAGACCGGGCTGCTCGACCAGCGCGGCCGCCCGGTGCGCGGCCTGGCGCCCGACGTCATCTCGGCCGGCGTCGCCGAGGCCGAGGCCGTGTGGCGCGGCGCGTTCCTCGCCCACGGCTCGCTCACCGAGCCGGGCCGGTCGATGGCCATGGAGATCACCTGCCCCGGCCCCGAGGCGGCCCTGGCCCTGGTCGGCGCCGCCCGCCGGCTCGGGGTGCAGGGCAAGTCGCGCGAGGTGCGCGGGGTCGACCGCGTCGTCGTGCGCGACGGCGAGGCCATCGGCGAGATGCTGCGCCGCATGGGCGCGTCGGTGACGCTGCGGACATGGGAGGAGCGGCGCGCGCGCCGCGAGGTGCGCGGCACCGCGAACCGGCTCGCGAACTTCGACGACGCCAACCTGCGCCGCTCGGCGCGGGCTGCCGTCGCCGCCGGGGCCCGCGTCCAGCGCGCCTTCGAGATCCTCGGTGACGAGGTGCCCGAGCACCTGCGCGAGGCGGGCGAGCTGCGCCTCGCGCACAAGCAGGCATCGCTCGAGGAGCTCGGGCAGCTCGCCGATCCGCCGCTGTCCAAGGACGCGGTGGCCGGGCGTATCCGCCGGTTGCTGTCGACGGCCGACAAGCGTGCGATCGAGCTCGGAATCCCGGACACCGAGGCGGACCTGAGCCCTGACCTGCTCGACCTGTGAGGCGCGGGGCCCGTGCTCGCGCCCAGGTGTGACGCAGGTGACGCCGCGTGGTCGGACCACGCGCGCCACCTGCGCTTCCACGGGCCGCGCGAAGCCTCAACCCGGTATAGGCTCGTCCGCGTCAGGTGACGACGACGTGACCTTCCCCCTACGGAACCGCGGGCCCCAAGACTGTCTGCGCCCGGGGGTGAGGTCCGGCAAGTCACCAGCGCGCGTACCGCGCGCTGCCAGGCATCTACGTGTGCGTCGGGACGACCCGGCGCGCCCCTGAGGAGGGCATTGTGACCATCCGCGTCGGGATCAACGGCTTCGGCCGCATCGGACGGAACTTCTACCGCGCCATCGTCGAGTCGGGTGCGGACATCGAGGTCGTGGGCGTCAACGACCTGACCGACAACAAGACTCTGGCCCACCTGCTGAAGTACGACACCGTCCTGGGCCGCCTCGGCCAGACGGTCGAGTACGACGACGAGAACATCATCGTCGACGGCAAGAAGATCCGTGCTCTCGAGGAGCGCGACCCCGCCAAGCTGCCCTGGGCCGAGCTCGGCGCCGACATCGTCATCGAGTCGACCGGCTTCTTCACGGACGCCACCAAGGCCAAGGCCCACATCGAGGCCGGCGCCAAGAAGGTCATCATCTCCGCTCCGGCGAAGAATGAGGACGCCACGTTCGTCATGGGCGTGAACAGCGACCAGTACGACCCGGCCGCTCACCACATCATCTCGAACGCGTCGTGCACCACGAACTGCCTCGCCCCGCTGGCGAAGGCCCTCAACGACGCCTTCGGCATCGAGCGTGGCCTCATGACCACGATCCACGCCTACACCGGCGACCAGAACCTGCAGGAC is a window from the Xylanimonas ulmi genome containing:
- the whiA gene encoding DNA-binding protein WhiA, whose product is MALTAQVKEELARLKVTRTSCRKAEVSATLRFSGGLHIISGRVVVEAEIDTESVATRLRVAIAELYGHQSDLIVVQAGGLRKNNRYVVRVVREGESLARQTGLLDQRGRPVRGLAPDVISAGVAEAEAVWRGAFLAHGSLTEPGRSMAMEITCPGPEAALALVGAARRLGVQGKSREVRGVDRVVVRDGEAIGEMLRRMGASVTLRTWEERRARREVRGTANRLANFDDANLRRSARAAVAAGARVQRAFEILGDEVPEHLREAGELRLAHKQASLEELGQLADPPLSKDAVAGRIRRLLSTADKRAIELGIPDTEADLSPDLLDL
- the gap gene encoding type I glyceraldehyde-3-phosphate dehydrogenase; amino-acid sequence: MTIRVGINGFGRIGRNFYRAIVESGADIEVVGVNDLTDNKTLAHLLKYDTVLGRLGQTVEYDDENIIVDGKKIRALEERDPAKLPWAELGADIVIESTGFFTDATKAKAHIEAGAKKVIISAPAKNEDATFVMGVNSDQYDPAAHHIISNASCTTNCLAPLAKALNDAFGIERGLMTTIHAYTGDQNLQDGPHRDLRRARAAAQNIVPTSTGAAKAVALVLPELKGKLDGFAMRVPTITGSATDLTFEAAAEVTVESVNAAVKAAAEGPLKGVLEYVEDDIVSSDIVTNPHQSIFDAKLTKVIGNQVKVVSWYDNEWGYSNSLIALTELVGASL